A genome region from Pirellulales bacterium includes the following:
- a CDS encoding IS4 family transposase → LGGFLGRRHDGQPGVKTLWRGWRRLTDLVIGYRLPRGP, encoded by the coding sequence ACTGGGAGGATTTCTCGGCCGTCGTCATGATGGTCAACCCGGTGTAAAAACTCTCTGGCGTGGCTGGCGTCGGCTCACTGACTTGGTCATAGGCTACCGACTCCCCCGCGGACCATGA